A window from Primulina huaijiensis isolate GDHJ02 chromosome 11, ASM1229523v2, whole genome shotgun sequence encodes these proteins:
- the LOC140988568 gene encoding endonuclease III homolog 1, chloroplastic, whose product MSFPLLKNMTSQQLIFSSSSAKMVRRFSASEREISSAVPSKDSGSNVLDEGSEKKFRVFVRKRRAMKTLQAKVKDVKPELNDEKPCSLPEIEDFAYGKASSFSSLTHSPTNWKNVLEGIRKMRSSEDAPVDSMGCEKAGSSLPPEERRFAVLVSSLLSSQTKDHVTHGAIQRLLQNDLLTAEAMDKADEGAIKDIIYPVGFYTRKASNLKKVAKICLSKYNGDIPSTLEELLLLPGIGPKMAHLIMNVGWNNVQGICVDTHVHRICNRLGWVSRPGTKQKTSTPEETRVSLQLWLPKEEWVPINPLLVGFGQTICKPLRPRCDKCTVSGFCPSAFLEASPSSTPKKFRSCKQS is encoded by the exons ATGTCTTTCCCACTCCTCAAAAACATGACTTCACAGCAACTAATCTTCTCCTCTTCCTCCGCGAAAATGGTTAGAAGATTCTCAGCTTCCGAAAGGGAAATCTCTTCAGCTGTTCCGTCGAAAGATTCAG GCTCTAATGTTCTAGATGAGGGCTCTGAGAAAAAATTTCGTGTCTTTGTTCGAAAAAGGAGAGCCATGAAAACCCTTCAAGCTAAAGTGAAAGATGTTAAGCCTGAGTTGAATGATGAAAAG CCTTGCAGCCTACCTGAAATTGAAGATTTTGCATATGGAAAGGCTAGCAGTTTTTCCTCCTTGA CACATTCACCGACAAACTGGAAAAATGTTCTTGAAGGAATACGTAAAATGAGGTCTTCTGAAGATGCACCAGTAGACTCAATGGGGTGTGAAAAGGCTGGAAGTTCCCTTCCTCCTGAG GAACGAAGATTTGCTGTTCTGGTATCTTCACTCTTATCAAGTCAAACAAAAGATCATGTTACTCATG GTGCTATTCAACGGCTTCTCCAAAATGATTTGCTCACAGCAGAAGCCATGGACAAAGCTGATGAAGGTGCAATCAAGGACATAATTTACCCT GTGGGATTTTATACAAGAAAGGCAAGCAACTTGAAAAAAGTCGCAAAAATTTGTCTCTCAAAGTACAATGGAGATATTCCTAGTACATTAGAGGAGTTGCTCTTGCTTCCAGGAATTGGCCCAAAAATGGCTCACCTG ATCATGAATGTAGGTTGGAATAATGTTCAAGGTATATGTGTAGACACTCATGTGCACAGGATTTGCAATCGGCTTGGATGGGTTTCACGTCCTGGTACCAAGCAG aAAACCTCAACGCCAGAGGAGACTAGAGTATCGTTGCAACTGTGGCTTCCTAAGGAGGAATGGGTCCCCATAAATCCTCTTCTG GTTGGCTTTGGTCAGACCATATGTAAACCACTTAGACCTCGTTGTGACAAGTGCACCGTAAGCGGTTTTTGTCCATCGGCATTCCTAGAGGCCAGCCCTTCATCAACGCCTAAGAAGTTTCGATCATGCAAGCAGTCGTAG